One Hypanus sabinus isolate sHypSab1 chromosome 4, sHypSab1.hap1, whole genome shotgun sequence genomic region harbors:
- the LOC132393487 gene encoding uncharacterized protein LOC132393487, with protein MEEESENYEKVKEAILWTYKLVPEAYRQKFRNLKKVWNQTYAEFAYKKDMLLDRWCAAEIMEEDFCHLRELILIEEFKGCVLDDIQMYLNEKPNKSISEFARFADEYVLTHKTKFSSNKSYQGDRGNGRESPPAEAEIPPGASGKIEEVKQDGRRGPGLTCFNCGKVGHIVSGCLAPRKETGKWKAAVPIGCAVVISKSTREPQVDRVREGSEKCISEGTVSVREGDTPVPLRIWRDTGAELSLISKVLDFGRKTGEVVLRGIGKGTEAVALHRIIINCEQVFGPVEIGVQSEFPRTEVDILGNNLAGGDVWSAMELTSWPVSVEDPPLDSKIYPACATTRSMSRKAAEKEASLNLASINLAETFLPTLYQEGLEGGKTENRKVKESKGEEVDLPLARRKFIEAWSKDEQQIRLLKGPGLDMDDLSGLAELFKEVESSKGVPDNEMRAVLDEKDAINLKKSAGLADEVVSAHGVEFTPEGSCPESNWEDQGNLEFEKGTGIESLEEADVPFECVQDVDARGTEPSNGAQKKSEVFDSVEKECSPCGSDGLGSVKKGLTLVIVGSENSQLFVFEGVLKVSEEIKGGEVNIIIEGKGKSAVPKVNEENLKSGLMSEAATRLQRQWLGNTNGACESITG; from the coding sequence atggaggaggagtctgagaattatgagaaagtaaaggaggccattctttggacctacaaattggtacctgaagcctatagacaaaagttcagaaatttaaagaaagtgtggaatcagacatatgcagagtttgcctataaAAAGGAtatgctcttggatcgttggtgtgcagcagaaataatggaagaagatttttgtcatctcagggagttaattctgattgaggaatttaaaggttgtgttttggatgatatccagatgtatttgaatgagaagccgaataagtccatctccgaatttgctaggttcgcagatgaatatgtcctaacccacaagacaaagttttcctcaaataaaagttaccagggagaccgtgggaacggtagagaaagcccaccggctgaggcagagatcccgccgggagctagtggtaaaattgAGGAGGTAAAGCAAGACGgaaggagaggtcctggcttgacctgttttaattgtggaaaggtgggtcatattgtaTCTgggtgccttgctccgaggaaggagacaggaaaatggaaagcagcagtccctataggatgtgctgtggtgatcagtaaatcgacgagagagccccaggtagacagagtacgagaagggtctgagaaatgtatttcagaaggaaccgtgtctgtgagagagggagacacaccagttccactgcggatctggagagacacgggagctgagctgtcattgattagcaaggtactggattttggtcgcaagactggAGAGGtggttttgagaggcataggaaaaggaacAGAAGCGGTggccttgcataggatcattataaattgtgagcaggtatttggaccagttgaaataggggtgcaatcagaattcccgagaactgaagTAGACATTCTGGGTAacaatttagctggtggtgacgtttggtcggccatggagctgacgagctggcctgtaagtgttgaggacccgcccctagattccaagatctatcccgcatgtgcgaccactcgcagcatgtcgagaaaggcagctgagaaagaggccagtttaaatctggccagtatcaatttggccgagacgtttttaccgaccctgtaccaagaggggttagagggtggtaaaacggagaataggaaagtgaaagagagtaagggagaggaggtagacctgcccttagccaggaggaaatttatagaggcatggAGTAAAGATGAgcaacagataaggctgttaaaaggtccagggttggacatggatgatctgtctggtttggcagaactgtttaaaGAAGTTGaaagttctaaaggtgttcccgataatgaaatgagggcggtcctagatgaaaaggatgccattaacttgaagaagtctgctgggttggcagatgaggttgtttcagcccacggggttgagtttactccggaagggagttgcccagagagtaactgggaggatcaggggaatttagaatttgaaaagggtacgggtattgaaagcctggaagaggcagatgtcccgtttgagtgtgttcaagatgtggatgcacgtggtactgaacctagtaatggagctcagaaaaagtctgaggtatttgattcagttgaaaaggaatgcagtccttgtgggtcagatggacttggttcagtgaagaaagggttaaccttggtaatagtgggaagtgagaattcccagttgtttgtgttcgaaggtgtgttaaaagttagtgaggagataaaaggtggtgaggtgaatattattattgaaggaaaagggaaaagtgcagTTCCTAAAGTGAATGAAGAAAacttaaagtctggattgatgtcagaagcagcaaccaggctgcagagacaatggcttggtaacacgaatggtgcctgcgaatcaattacaggttga